The Etheostoma cragini isolate CJK2018 chromosome 15, CSU_Ecrag_1.0, whole genome shotgun sequence genome window below encodes:
- the rad23aa gene encoding RAD23 homolog A, nucleotide excision repair protein a isoform X2, protein MQITLKTLQQQTIQIEIDPVQTVKALKEKIEAERGKDNFPVSGQKLIYAGKILQDDTPIKDYNIDEKNFVVVMVSKAKSAAAASPPASDAPKPPVQDSSSTSTAVQATTPALAPVPTPAAVPIPSEEAKEEPTAAATEPQQPASSSSGGQGLDASSALVTGAEYEAMLTEIMSMGYERERVVAALRASFNNPHRAVEYLLTGIPSSPVQESNAPAQAPASGPTEAPSLSEGENPLAFLRTQPQFLHMRQAIQQNPALLPALLQQLGRENPQLLQQISQHQELFIQMLNEPVGEGGDVPEVGELGAAGEEGAPVNYIQVTPQEKEAIERVNIENVFLCLFKSSSSQWLHKTHFGP, encoded by the exons ATGCAGATCACGCTTAAAACACTGCAACAGCAGACCATTCAGATTGAAATAGACCCCGTACAAACG GTGAAGGCATTGAAAGAGAAGATAGAAGCAGAAAGGGGAAAAGACAACTTTCCTGTATCTGGGCAGAAGTTGATATACGCTGGAAAAATCCTGCAAGATGACACACCTATTAAGGACTACAACATTGATGAAAAGAATTTTGTTGTAGTGATGGTTTCCAAG GCTAAATCCGCAGCTGCCGCCTCACCCCCGGCCTCCGACGCCCCCAAGCCCCCTGTACAGGACTCAAGCTCCACGTCAACAGCTGTCCAAGCCACAACCCCAGCATTAGCCCCAGTCCCAACCCCAGCAGCTGTCCCCATTCCCTCAGAGGAGGCCAAAGAGGAGCCAACTGCTGCAGCCACAGAACCACAACAGCCAGCCAG ctCCAGCAGCGGGGGTCAGGGCTTGGATGCCTCCTCAGCACTGG tgactGGTGCAGAGTACGAGGCCATGCTCACAGAGATCATGTCTATGGGCTACGAAAGGGAGAGGGTGGTGGCTGCGCTACGGGCCAGTTTCAACAACCcccacagagctgtggagtaCCTTCTCACT GGTATCCCCAGCAGCCCAGTCCAGGAGAGTAATGCCCCGGCGCAGGCCCCTGCATCTGGACCCACAGAAGCCCCATCTCTATCAGAGG gagagAACCCACTTGCATTCCTGCGGACGCAGCCCCAGTTTCTGCACATGAGACAGGCCATCCAGCAGAACCCTGCTCTGCTACCAGCTCTTCTCCAACAACTAGGCAGAGAGAATCCTCAACTTCTACAG CAAATCAGTCAGCATCAGGAGCTGTTCATCCAGATGTTGAATGAGCCAGTGGGAGAGGGGGGAGATGTGCCAGAGGTTGGAGAGCTGGGGGCAGCAGGGGAGGAGGGCGCACCTGTCAACTACATCCAGGTTACACCTCAGGAGAAGGAAGCCATCGA